The Hemicordylus capensis ecotype Gifberg chromosome 6, rHemCap1.1.pri, whole genome shotgun sequence genome window below encodes:
- the LOC128331265 gene encoding olfactory receptor 10C1-like produces the protein MENKTFVTEFIILGFSKLPEMKMFLFVLFSCLYFFTVLGNITIIVLITVEAALDTPMYFFLRNLSFLELCFTTVTIPNMLANLHLEESRISFIGCAAQLYFFFMFGVTECILLCVMSYDRYVAICIPLRYTIIMNKRVCTQLSVVSWIVGTLVATGHTTYIFNLPFCKFNVINHFFCEIQPLLMLVCGNTYWNEVQIIVFSGIVLMVPVTLILVSYVSIITTIMRMKSAKSRRKTFSTCSSHLIVVTLFYGVGLFSYTRPKASYSLDTDKWLSLTYSVITPILNPIIYTLRNKEVKGALWKLGTKIFLRSKG, from the coding sequence atggaaaacaaaacatttgttACTGAATTCATTATACTGGGGTTTTCAAAACTCCCAGAAATGAAGATGTTTCTCTTTGTATTGTTCTCATGCCTCTACTTCTTCACAGTACTTGGTAATATCACCATTATTGTGCTCATCACTGTTGAGGCTGCCCTTGACACACCCATGTATTTCTTCTTAAGGAACTTGTCTTTCTTGGAACTGTGCTTCACCACAGTTACCATACCAAACATGTTAGCAAATCTCCACTTGGAAGAAAGCAGAATCTCCTTCATTGGTTGTGCAGCACAGCTATATTTCTTTTTTATGTTTGGTGTCACTGAGTGTATTCTTCTCTGTGTCATGTCATACGACCGCTATGTGGCCATTTGCATCCCATTGCGATATACAATCATTATGAACAAAAGAGTTTGTACCCAGCTCTCTGTGGTATCTTGGATTGTTGGAACTCTAGTAGCTACTGGTCATACCACATACATCTTCAACCTGCCTTTTTGTAAGTTCAACGTAAttaaccatttcttttgtgagatCCAGCCGTTGCTCATGCTTGTTTGTGGCAACACGTATTGGAATGAAGTCCAAATCATTGTGTTTTCTGGTATCGTGCTGATGGTGCCTGTCACTCTTATCCTGGTGTCTTATGTCTctatcatcaccaccatcatgaggATGAAGTCTGCCAAAAGCAGGAGGAAGACTTTCTCCACTTGTTCCTCTCACCTCATTGTAGTAACATTGTTTTATGGTGTAGGCCTCTTCAGTTATACAAGGCCTAAGGCAAGTTACTCATTGGATACTGACAAATGGCTCTCTCTGACCTATTCTGTCATTACACCAATACTGAACCCAATAATATATACTCTCAGGAACAAAGAGGTGAAAGGAGCTCTGTGGAAATTGGGTACTAAAATCTTCCTTAGGTCAAAAGGATAA